A single region of the Maylandia zebra isolate NMK-2024a linkage group LG17, Mzebra_GT3a, whole genome shotgun sequence genome encodes:
- the tmem229a gene encoding transmembrane protein 229A has product MAGRWRDGARVCSGEQDGGLKPARKLRQQQEPGSDTGDATEPPRGLPRWMRLYFYGMHGVTLDVLLSSLQGLLHSRDPKLMGFSSPYLCIMHSLTHFALEKIYSQKRCFLGRPVVFHLVFYPSIYIGLQILIGNINTLAEQVRVVSGTQLVVHYILALYFSQVFHRELSHLQYRPSFSADLQLEGRPPHGLPGFARFLFFGMHGFLDEVLFTSLFNLVEKSDRTLSGHTSLWSFLMYGSCSFVVEKLYLYLHFSLGWGSWRRLPIYICFIYTWEFSWGLVLRQFNACSWDYSHYPHNFMGLITLLYLPGWICLSLYQDVLSNVLLRIKCTKDVHDLSEENGDVNGQLEPNKKQL; this is encoded by the coding sequence ATGGCCGGTCGGTGGCGCGACGGTGCTCGCGTGTGTTCGGGAGAGCAGGACGGTGGCCTCAAACCGGCACGAAAGCTCCGCCAGCAGCAAGAACCGGGCTCAGACACCGGGGACGCGACGGAGCCGCCGCGAGGACTGCCGCGATGGATGCGGCTTTACTTCTACGGGATGCACGGCGTGACTCTGGATGTCCTGCTGTCATCCTTACAGGGGCTTTTGCACTCACGGGACCCTAAGCTGATGGGCTTTTCCTCTCCGTATCTTTGCATCATGCATTCGCTGACCCATTTTGCGCTGGAAAAGATCTACTCACAGAAGAGGTGCTTCCTAGGTCGGCCTGTGGTGTTTCATCTTGTTTTCTACCCGTCCATCTACATCGGGCTGCAGATTCTGATCGGGAACATTAACACTTTGGCCGAGCAAGTGAGGGTGGTTTCTGGGACTCAGCTGGTAGTGCATTACATCCTGGCTCTCTACTTCTCTCAGGTGTTTCACAGAGAGCTGTCACATCTACAGTATCGCCCATCATTCTCCGCTGACCTCCAGCTGGAAGGCAGACCCCCGCACGGTCTTCCCGGCTTTGCGCGCTTCTTATTCTTCGGGATGCACGGCTTTCTGGACGAGGTCCTTTTCACCTCTCTGTTCAACCTGGTGGAGAAGTCTGACAGGACCCTCAGCGGTCACACGTCCCTGTGGTCTTTCCTGATGTACGGAAGCTGCAGCTTCGTGGTGGAGAAGCTCTACCTTTACCTGCACTTCAGCCTGGGCTGGGGGTCCTGGCGACGACTCCCCATCTACATCTGCTTCATCTACACGTGGGAATTCTCGTGGGGTCTGGTCCTGAGGCAGTTTAACGCTTGCTCGTGGGATTACTCCCACTATCCTCACAACTTCATGGGACTTATCACCCTGCTCTACCTGCCCGGGTGGATCTGCTTGAGTCTCTATCAGGACGTGCTGTCCAATGTCCTGCTGAGAATCAAGTGCACCAAAGATGTGCATGATTTAAGTGAAGAGAATGGAGACGTCAATggacaactggagccaaacaaAAAGCAACTTTAA
- the LOC101470336 gene encoding hyaluronidase PH-20-like, whose translation MVSVAQSSRRCVLLLLFRTRSIFPISFFTLALAALTAPKTVALPAADINKSILILPATISTLSVEKSYSVSQSYSTFSSPARTPQTLSKLPIKTDSNAKSSTSETSVQLINPAPHRDVANSPITSKNIHPFGKEVSPSPYSGHCRHTFFYPVQPLKQISWLPSNPCKHLNLSHKATAPFLHKHSQSPHTKSCLYPLSTGKVHLQLAKTSKTQSPLPPASLSPLSNSTSPQSALKKRLAPLPVSPLSAALTFKTTLPALSKTSPLLPYNTTSSPPEATTPRLAPAHLPHTVGPLFEHQPFIVTWNIPDLVCKRYNISLDTSAFKGVATPAKVPGQFLSLFYTDRLGLYPHIDLKSRKEFYGGIPQRANLKASLEKARADINYYIPSMTNRGLAVIDWEEWRPLWDRNWGTKRIYQTLSVAHVMQANLSLSVQQATVKAKQQFQEAARNLMSGMLALGRAMRPNYLWGFYLFPNCYNYGWKDQHYTGQCSKEVRGQNDELLWLWESSTALYPSVYLQTSLADNPKAALMVRNRVQEALRVSALPGWSATAPVFVYMRPVFVDDNKRFLSQGDLISTVGESVAVGASGAVLWGASGDYDDQLSCEALSFYLTSTLNPYITNVTTAAQLCSDFLCRGNGRCVRKNYKSSHYLHLNPESFRVVNTQKRYFVLGSPSLADLKSLSRRFNCQCYKGLKCTPRTYKELAKALMFSVKRGQYQNSPTLRKVGLDDTEQASTAKDKVNKNFNAADN comes from the exons ATGGTTTCAGTTGCACAAAGCAGCAGAAGATGTGTGCTGTTGCTTCTCTTTCGTACCCGGTCAATCTTTCCCATCTCTTTCTTCACATTAGCGTTAGCAGCCCTGACGGCGCCAAAAACCGTGGCACTTCCTGCTGCTGACATTAACAAATCAATCTTAATCCTGCCTGCTACCATTTCCACTCTTTCAGTGGAAAAATCTTACAGCGTATCACAGTCCTACTCAACCTTCTCTTCTCCTGCACGTACCCCACAAACTTTGTCAAAACTCCCAATCAAGACTGACTCAAATGCCAAGTCCTCTACCTCTGAAACATCAGTTCAACTCATCAACCCAGCACCCCACAGAGATGTTGCAAACTCACCTATAACTTCTAAAAATATCCATCCGTTTGGCAAAGAGGTCTCTCCTAGTCCTTATTCAGGCCATTGTCGCCACACATTTTTCTATCCTGTTCAACCCCTAAAACAAATTTCATGGTTGCCATCTAACCCCTGCAAACATCTGAATTTGTCCCACAAAGCTACAGCACCTTTTTTGCACAAACACTCTCAATCACCTCACACCAAGAGCTGCCTGTATCCTCTTTCTACTGGAAAAGTTCATCTTCAACTTGCAAAAACTTCTAAAACTCAATCTCCTTTGCCACCAGCCTCACTGTCTCCCCTTTCCAACTCAACCtcacctcaaagtgctttaaaaaagCGTCTGGCCCCTCTTCCAGTGTCACCCCTTTCCGCAGCTTTAACCTTCAAAACAACACTGCCTGCCCTTTCTAAAACATCACCCCTCCTTCCCTACAACACCACTTCATCTCCTCCGGAAGCAACAACCCCTCGCCTTGCACCTGCCCATCTTCCCCACACCGTAGGCCCGCTGTTTGAACACCAGCCATTCATTGTTACTTGGAATATCCCTGATCTAGTGTGTAAAAGGTATAACATCTCACTGGACACCTCAGCCTTTAAAGGAGTGGCCACACCTGCCAAG GTTCCAGGGCAGTTTCTGTCTCTGTTCTACACAGATCGACTGGGTCTTTATCCACACATAGACCTCAAAAGTAGGAAAGAATTCTACGGCGGGATCCCTCAGAGAGCTAACCTGAAAGCCAGCTTGGAAAAGGCCAGAGCAGATATTAACTACTACATCCCATCCAT GACAAACCGAGGCCTGGCTGTGATAGACTGGGAGGAATGGCGCCCCCTATGGGACAGAAATTGGGGAACCAAAAGAATCTACCAGACTTTGTCAGTGGCCCATGTAATGCAGGCTAATCTCTCCCTCTCAGTACAGCAGGCCACAGTAAAAGCCAAACAGCAGTTTCAG GAGGCAGCAAGGAATCTTATGTCAGGGATGTTGGCCTTGGGCAGAGCTATGAGACCCAACTATCTTTGGGGCTTCTACTTGTTCCCCAACTGCTATAATTATGGCTGGAAGGACCAGCACTACACAGGCCAGTGCTCCAAGGAGGTGAGGGGGCAAAATGATGAGCTGCTCTGGCTATGGGAGTCAAGCACAGCCCTTTACCCCTCTGTTTACTTGCAG ACCTCTCTAGCAGACAATCCAAAAGCCGCTCTGATGGTGAGAAACCGCGTCCAGGAGGCTTTGAGGGTGTCTGCCCTTCCTGGATGGAGTGCTACTGCACCCGTGTTCGTTTACATGCGTCCTGTTTTTGTTGATGACAACAAACGCTTCCTCAGCCAG GGGGATCTGATCAGCACCGTCGGGGAGAGTGTGGCAGTGGGGGCATCTGGCGCTGTGCTATGGGGAGCCAGCGGTGACTATGATGACCAG CTTTCTTGTGAAGCCCTCTCCTTCTACCTCACCTCCACCCTGAATCCTTACATCACCAATGTCACGACAGCTGCCCAGCTGTGCAGCGACTTCCTGTGCCGAGGAAATGGCCGCTGTGTCAGAAAAAACTACAAGTCCAGCCATTACCTCCACCTAAACCCTGAAAGTTTCAGGGTTGTGAATACTCAGAAACGCTACTTTGTTCTAGGAAGTCCAAGCTTGGCAGACCTGAAGTCTTTAAGCAGGAGATTTAACTGTCAGTGCTACAAAGGACTGAAATGCACTCCTAGGACATACAAAGAGCTTGCCAAGGCCCTGATGTTCAGTGTTAAGCGAGGGCAGTACCAGAACTCCCCCACTCTGAGAAAAGTTGGATTAGATGACACCGAGCAGGCCAGCACCGCTAAAGATAAAGTTAATAAGAACTTTAATGCAGCTGACAATTAA